Proteins from a genomic interval of Quercus robur chromosome 9, dhQueRobu3.1, whole genome shotgun sequence:
- the LOC126701094 gene encoding uncharacterized protein LOC126701094 encodes MEPSPSIDKAFSLVIQEERQRALGFNGGYSVDSTALAVKTQAFNQVGKNISGKGRPMCNHCGKPGHFKEKCYKLIGFPPGYKQKGKVTMANQVSLSGDFGQYEDASQSRSFPFTSEQCQQLLSLLNPQTSSSVTPNAIHSANSAFSGATDHIIHSLSLFTKITSSISSFVHLPNGEKVLATHIGTVQDLTCWKMIGLGKLHNNLYMLQASNNCKSISEASTILESVLKSFVSSVSHDSIVTKPYLWHLRLGHASDEKLQHCISDMSSSFHSNKDSVVCPIAKHKRLPFPNSNHLSAHAFDLIHLDVWGPFAKATHDDPLTPSLQVPFSNSGPQNVSDSTLNPAIPVISDSSIPESIIPPFGASDHVSPGSIAPDSLPLPQDPNIVQSDIVPSLRRSSRTTKPPPYLQDYTCSSIMSTELSQSNLLSKSGTSLVTTRYPLSDYIDDSLLSSSYAHFCSVITSIPEPRFYHEAIKDPKWQEAMSSEIDALVSNNTWTLTPLPSNKKAIGCKWVYRVKYKADGSVERYKARLVAKGFTQQEGLDFTDTFSPVAKLTTVKTLLAWFN; translated from the exons ATGGAGCCAAGTCCCTCTATTGACAAGGCTTTCTCTTTGGTAATACAAGAGGAGAGACAGAGGGCTTTAGGTTTCAATGGAGGATATTCAGTTGATTCAACTGCTCTTGCGGTCAAGACTCAAGCATTTAATCAAGTTGGGAAGAACATAAGTGGAAAGGGTAGGCCTATGTGCAATCACTGTGGTAAACCTGGTCATTTCAAGGAGAAATGCTACAAGTTGATTGGCTTTCCACCAGGATATAAGCAAAAAGGCAAAGTCACCATGGCCAATCAAGTTAGTCTTAGTGGTGATTTTGGTCAGTATGAGGATGCATCACAATCAAGGTCTTTCCCTTTCACGTCTGAACAATGCCAGCAGCTGTTATCTTTGCTGAATCCTCAAACATCATCTTCTGTCACTCCTAATGCCATTCACTCAGCAAACTCAGCTTTTTCAG GGGCTACTGATCACATTATTCATTCACTTTCATTGTTTACTAAAATCACTAGTTCAATATCTTCATTTGTCCATTTACCTAATGGTGAAAAAGTCCTTGCCACACACATAGGCACAGTCCAG GACCTTACTTGTTGGAAAATGATTGGATTGGGTAAGCTTCATAACAATTTGTACATGCTACAAGCTTCAAACAATTGCAAATCCATTTCAGAGGCTTCTACTATCCTAGAGTCAGTTTTGAAGTCTTTTGTTAGTTCTGTCTCTCATGATTCAATTGTAACCAAGCCTTACTTATGGCATCTTAGACTAGGACATGCTTCTGATGAAAAACTCCAACACTGTATATCTGATATGTCTTCCTCTTTTCATTCAAATAAAGATTCTGTTGTGTGTCCAATTGCAAAGCATAAACGTTTACCCTTTCCCAATTCTAATCACTTATCTGCACATGCCTTTGATTTGATTCACCTTGATGTATGGGGACCTTTTGCCAAAGCAACTCATGAtg ACCCTCTTACACCTTCTTTACAAGTTCCTTTCTCTAATTCTGGTCCTCAAAATGTCTCTGATTCTACCTTAAATCCTGCTATTCCTGTTATATCAGATTCCAGCATACCAGAATCCATCATTCCACCTTTTGGTGCTTCTGATCATGTCTCTCCAGGATCTATAGCTCCTGACTCTTTACCTCTTCCTCAAGATCCTAATATAGTTCAATCAGATATAGTCCCTTCCTTGAGAAGATCATCTAGGACTACCAAACCTCCTCCATACTTACAAGATTACACATGCAGCAGTATCATGTCTACTGAACTTTCCCAATCCAATCTACTCAGCAAGTCAGGTACTTCCTTGGTCACTACCAGATATCCTCTTTCTGATTATATTGATGATTCCCTCCTTTCCTCTTCATATGCCCATTTTTGTTCTGTCATTACCTCTATTCCTGAACCAAGGTTCTATCATGAGGCTATTAAGGATCCTAAATGGCAAGAAGCCATGAGTTCTGAGATTGATGCTTTAGTTTCAAACAATACCTGGACCCTTACCCCTTTGCCTTCAAATAAAAAGGCCATTGGATGCAAATGGGTTTATAGGGTCAAATACAAAGCTGATGGCTCTGTGGAGAGGTATAAAGCAAGGTTAGTTGCTAAGGGATTCACTCAACAAGAGGGGCTGGATTTTACTGACACTTTCTCACCAGTTGCCAAGTTGACTACTGTGAAGACACTTTTGGCTTGGTTCAATTAG
- the LOC126701095 gene encoding uncharacterized mitochondrial protein AtMg00810-like: MQLPQGFHNKGGNVVCKLNKSLYGLKQASRQWNAKFCSVIKHHGFKQCKADYSLFTKKFNDSLIALLVYVDDILIASNNVQAVEELKTSLNQHFKLKDLGGLKYFLGLEIARSNKGITLCQRKYALEVLKDAGMSACKPSKVPMEQNLKLSKFQGKLLANPGDYRRLVGRLLYLTITRPKIAYPVHKLSQFMSKPRKPHLDSAYKVLQYIKSCPGQGVFLSAASEFHLKAYTDADWASCIDTRRSTTGYCIFLGDSLISWKSKKQSIVSRSSVEAEYRAMAVTVCELTWLLALLKDLEIHHPQPTLLFCDNQAAIYIGENPVFHERTKHIEVDCHVVRDKVQDNIVRLLFTPSHSQLADLLTKALNSQQLRYLLGKMSIMNIHSSASHLEGECQNLDKSIKKNKKKKTDASIDEKDV, encoded by the coding sequence ATGCAACTCCCTCAAGGCTTCCACAACAAAGGGGGGAATGTTGTTTGCAAATTGAACAAGTCTTTATATGGGCTTAAACAGGCTTCAAGGCAAtggaatgcaaaattttgttctgTCATTAAGCATCATGGTTTCAAACAATGCAAAGCTGACTACTCTTTGTTCACAAAGAAGTTCAATGATTCCTTAATAGCTTTGctggtttatgttgatgatattctcATAGCCAGCAATAATGTTCAAGCAGTTGAGGAGCTTAAGACTTCTCTGAATCAACACTTCAAACTTAAAGATCTTGGAGGCTTGAAGTATTTTCTTGGACTTGAAATAGCTAGATCAAACAAGGGTATCACTTTGTGTCAAAGAAAATATGCTTTGGAAGTCTTGAAGGATGCTGGAATGTCAGCTTGTAAGCCTAGCAAGGTGCCAATGGAGCAGAATTTGAAGCTAAGCAAGTTTCAAGGAAAGTTGCTAGCTAATCCGGGAGACTATAGAAGGTTGGTGGGCAGGTTACTTTATCTGACTATCACTAGGCCAAAGATAGCTTATCCTGTTCATAAACTTAGTCAGTTCATGTCAAAACCCAGGAAACCTCACTTAGATTCTGCATATAAAGTGTTACAATATATCAAAAGTTGTCCTGGTCAAGGTGTTTTCTTGTCAGCTGCATCAGAATTTCATTTGAAGGCCTACACAGATGCTGATTGGGCCTCTTGCATTGATACCAGGAGATCAACCACAGGTTACTGCATTTTTTtgggtgattctctcatatcatGGAAGTCCAAGAAACAATCCATAGTATCTAGATCTTCTGTTGAAGCAGAATACAGGGCAATGGCTGTTACCGTTTGTGAGTTGACTTGGCTATTAGCATTGTTGAAAGATTTGGAGATTCATCATCCTCAACCTACTCTATTATTTTGTGATAACCAAGCTGCAATTTATATTGGGGAAAACCCAGTGTTTCATGAGAGGACCAAGCATATAGAGGTAGACTGTCATGTAGTAAGAGATAAGGTGCAAGACAATATTGTTAGGTTGCTCTTTACTCCTTCACATTCTCAGTTGGCTGATCTACTTACAAAAGCTCTCAACAGTCAACAATTGAGGTACTTGTTAGGCAAGATGAGTATAATGAACATACATAGTTCAGCTTCTCATCTTGAGGGGGAATGTCAAAATTTGGATAAAAGTAttaagaagaacaagaaaaagaagacagaTGCAAGCATTGATGAAAAGGATGTTTGA